A genomic window from Caballeronia sp. SBC1 includes:
- the zwf gene encoding glucose-6-phosphate dehydrogenase yields MQNDSNFTFVLFGGTGDLSMRKILPALFEAHRGGMLAEGGKIVAVARAAEDREAYLKWVDEHVKPHVSKNGVDETVWKGFLARFVYVRLDLGKPEDFKLLRDAVNEHGGTRVFYLATGPSLFVPICRALADVGLNENARIVLEKPLGYDLKSSQAINDAVGEIFAEEQIYRIDHYLGKEPVQNLLALRFGNALFEPLWRREWVESIQITIAEELGVEARGDFYDNTGALRDMVQNHLLQLLSIVTMEPPHSMDSDSVRDEKLRVLRALKPVDPRDISKVAVRGQYHAGVIKGTSVPAYATEKGVRPDSHTETFVALKVEIENWRWAGVPFFLRTGKRLADRTAEIVVNFRPVPHSALGANALRAGANRLVIRLQPNETIRLYCLAKQPGEGMNLASVHLDLAFDKFFKEGQMEAYQRLLLDVINGRLALFVRRDEQEAAWRYVEPILDEWAASPKPPKPYASGTWGPAAASAMLAQHGTCWLEEEN; encoded by the coding sequence ATGCAAAACGACTCGAATTTCACCTTTGTTCTGTTCGGCGGAACAGGCGATCTTTCGATGCGCAAGATCCTGCCGGCGCTGTTCGAAGCGCACCGGGGCGGAATGCTCGCTGAAGGCGGCAAGATCGTCGCGGTGGCGCGCGCCGCCGAAGATCGCGAGGCGTATTTGAAATGGGTCGATGAACACGTCAAGCCGCACGTGTCGAAGAATGGCGTCGACGAAACCGTGTGGAAGGGTTTCCTTGCGCGCTTCGTCTACGTTCGTCTCGACCTCGGCAAGCCGGAAGATTTCAAGCTGCTGCGCGACGCGGTGAACGAGCACGGCGGCACACGCGTGTTCTATCTGGCGACGGGACCGTCGCTGTTCGTGCCCATTTGCCGTGCGCTTGCCGATGTCGGCCTGAACGAAAACGCACGCATCGTGCTGGAAAAGCCGCTGGGCTACGACCTGAAGTCGTCGCAGGCCATCAATGACGCGGTTGGCGAAATTTTCGCGGAAGAGCAGATCTACCGGATCGACCACTATCTGGGCAAAGAGCCGGTGCAAAACCTGCTCGCGCTGCGTTTCGGCAATGCGCTGTTCGAACCGCTGTGGCGTCGCGAGTGGGTGGAAAGCATCCAGATCACGATTGCGGAGGAACTCGGCGTAGAAGCGCGCGGCGATTTCTACGACAACACCGGCGCATTGCGTGACATGGTGCAGAACCATCTGCTGCAGTTGCTTTCCATCGTGACGATGGAACCGCCGCATTCCATGGATTCCGATTCCGTACGCGACGAAAAGCTGCGCGTGCTGCGCGCGCTCAAGCCCGTCGATCCGCGCGACATCAGCAAGGTTGCCGTGCGTGGGCAATATCATGCGGGCGTGATCAAGGGAACGTCAGTACCGGCGTACGCTACCGAAAAGGGCGTGCGGCCTGACAGTCATACGGAAACGTTTGTCGCGTTGAAGGTGGAAATCGAAAACTGGCGCTGGGCTGGCGTGCCGTTTTTCCTGCGCACTGGCAAGCGGCTGGCGGACCGGACGGCGGAGATCGTCGTGAATTTCCGCCCCGTGCCGCATTCGGCGCTGGGTGCGAACGCGTTGCGCGCGGGCGCGAACCGGTTGGTGATCCGCTTGCAGCCGAATGAAACCATTCGCCTGTATTGCCTCGCGAAACAGCCGGGCGAAGGGATGAATCTTGCGAGCGTCCATCTCGATCTCGCCTTCGACAAGTTTTTCAAGGAAGGGCAGATGGAGGCATATCAGCGCCTGCTGCTCGACGTGATCAACGGACGTCTTGCGTTGTTCGTGCGGCGTGACGAGCAGGAAGCGGCGTGGCGTTACGTGGAACCGATCCTGGATGAATGGGCGGCGTCGCCGAAGCCGCCGAAGCCTTATGCATCGGGCACCTGGGGACCGGCGGCTGCAAGCGCAATGCTGGCGCAGCACGGCACGTGCTGGCTGGAAGAAGAGAATTAA
- the pgl gene encoding 6-phosphogluconolactonase, whose translation MIELHTFDEPSAQSDALAEAVGDALTATLAARGAASADAAVAGNSTQHATLAVSGGTSPKPFLQTLSSYALDWAHIDVTLVDDRWVPETDGASNARLVRETLLQNAASGAYFLPLVDTARPLDAHIADLNADAQRRVPDVAVLGMGEDGHTASIFADAPEWDFAISTADRFISVHPGSAPHARVSLSMSALKDVKQLFLFISGQKKLDVLTAALAAPQKNAISTLAHAQGVRLDVYWCAK comes from the coding sequence GTGATCGAGCTTCATACTTTTGATGAGCCAAGCGCCCAATCCGACGCATTGGCAGAAGCGGTAGGCGACGCGCTTACCGCAACGCTCGCGGCTCGCGGAGCAGCGTCGGCGGATGCCGCTGTGGCTGGCAATTCCACCCAACACGCCACGCTCGCCGTATCCGGCGGCACGAGCCCGAAGCCGTTCTTGCAAACCCTTTCGTCCTATGCGCTCGACTGGGCGCATATCGACGTCACCCTGGTCGATGACCGCTGGGTGCCGGAGACGGACGGCGCAAGCAATGCGCGCCTGGTGCGTGAGACGTTGCTGCAGAACGCCGCGAGCGGCGCATATTTCCTGCCGTTGGTGGATACGGCACGACCGCTGGACGCGCACATTGCGGATCTGAATGCCGATGCACAGCGCCGGGTGCCTGACGTTGCCGTGCTTGGCATGGGTGAGGACGGTCATACGGCGTCCATTTTCGCCGATGCGCCCGAGTGGGACTTCGCTATATCCACGGCTGACCGGTTCATCTCGGTTCATCCGGGCAGCGCACCGCACGCGCGCGTGTCGTTGTCCATGTCCGCGCTGAAGGACGTCAAGCAGCTCTTTCTGTTCATTAGTGGGCAGAAGAAACTGGATGTACTAACTGCCGCGCTTGCCGCACCGCAAAAAAACGCCATCTCCACGTTGGCACATGCTCAGGGAGTCAGGCTCGATGTCTACTGGTGTGCAAAGTAA
- a CDS encoding ABC transporter substrate-binding protein, with translation MKFRKLIGALGAAGLLCGVSAQAVQAAESLSVLHWWTSGGESKAVGVLKDDMTKQGYTWKDFAVAGGAGAAAMTALKTQVISGNAPSAAQIKGPLIQEWAEQGVLVPIDSVAGDWKKNLPPEIDKIMHADGHYVAAPFSVHRVNWLWINKAALDKAGGKVPTTWPEFFELADKMKAQGIIPVAAGGQPWQDLTLWEDVVLSQGADFYKKAIVDLDQKTLTSDQMVGVFDTVRKIETYFDNGRTGRDWNLATAMVINGKAGMQFMGDWAKGEFAGANKTAGTDYVCAPVPGTSKQYTFNVDSFVFFQQKGSKEATPGQLALAKTIMSPAFQEQFSLYKGSIPVRLGVSMAKFDACGKQSYADEQTAIKAGGYVPSLAHGMAQGDATAGAITDVVTKFMNSTQDSKSAVQALANAAKTK, from the coding sequence ATGAAATTTCGCAAGCTCATCGGCGCGCTCGGCGCCGCAGGTCTGTTGTGCGGCGTGTCGGCGCAAGCGGTTCAGGCAGCTGAATCCCTGTCGGTACTGCACTGGTGGACTTCCGGTGGTGAGTCGAAGGCCGTTGGCGTGTTGAAAGACGACATGACCAAACAAGGCTACACCTGGAAGGACTTCGCCGTTGCAGGCGGCGCGGGTGCAGCGGCCATGACGGCGCTCAAGACCCAGGTCATCTCGGGCAACGCACCGTCGGCAGCACAGATCAAGGGTCCGCTGATCCAGGAATGGGCTGAACAAGGCGTGCTCGTGCCGATCGATTCGGTTGCCGGCGACTGGAAGAAGAATCTGCCGCCCGAAATCGACAAGATCATGCACGCCGATGGCCACTACGTCGCAGCACCGTTCTCGGTGCACCGCGTAAACTGGCTGTGGATCAACAAGGCAGCACTAGACAAGGCAGGCGGCAAGGTTCCGACCACGTGGCCGGAGTTCTTCGAACTGGCTGACAAGATGAAGGCCCAGGGCATCATTCCGGTGGCAGCAGGCGGCCAGCCGTGGCAAGACCTGACCTTGTGGGAAGACGTCGTGCTGTCGCAGGGCGCGGACTTCTACAAGAAGGCGATTGTCGATCTGGACCAGAAGACGCTGACGTCGGACCAGATGGTTGGCGTGTTCGACACGGTGCGCAAGATCGAAACGTATTTCGATAACGGCCGCACCGGCCGCGACTGGAACCTGGCTACTGCCATGGTCATCAACGGCAAGGCCGGCATGCAGTTCATGGGCGACTGGGCCAAGGGCGAGTTCGCAGGCGCGAACAAGACCGCCGGCACGGACTATGTCTGCGCACCGGTGCCGGGCACCTCCAAGCAGTACACGTTCAACGTCGACTCGTTCGTGTTCTTCCAGCAGAAGGGTTCGAAGGAAGCAACGCCGGGACAACTGGCGCTCGCCAAGACCATCATGTCACCTGCGTTCCAGGAGCAGTTCAGCCTGTACAAGGGTTCGATCCCGGTTCGTTTGGGTGTCTCGATGGCCAAGTTCGACGCCTGCGGCAAGCAGTCGTATGCTGATGAACAAACAGCCATCAAGGCAGGCGGGTATGTGCCGTCGCTGGCTCACGGCATGGCTCAAGGTGACGCAACAGCAGGCGCGATCACCGACGTCGTGACGAAGTTCATGAACTCGACGCAAGATTCGAAGAGCGCAGTGCAAGCGCTCGCGAATGCCGCCAAGACGAAGTAA
- a CDS encoding carbohydrate ABC transporter permease, whose protein sequence is MASKTSRTPPRRTSPLAALADTYIPKLVLAPSVLIALVFVYGFILITGWLSLTNSRLMPRYEFTGFQRYTELFSNDVWWTSAANLGWFGIPFIAICVGLGLFLAILLDQKIRNEGALRAIFLYPMALSFIVTGTAWQWILNPGLGLEKIFHDWGWTSFSFDWLGNPDKAIFCVVIAAVWQSTGFVMALFLAGLRGVDAEIFKAAQMDGASLPRIYRSIVIPSMRPVFFSVLLILCHITIKTFDLVVALTAGGPGTSSSLPAMFMYTFSFNRGQLGLGAASSMMMLATVVAVLVPLMYLESRSTRNGI, encoded by the coding sequence ATCGCGAGCAAGACTTCGCGCACCCCGCCTCGCCGCACGTCGCCTCTGGCGGCGCTTGCCGACACATATATTCCGAAGCTGGTACTCGCGCCAAGCGTGCTGATTGCGTTGGTGTTCGTGTACGGTTTTATCCTTATCACCGGCTGGCTTTCGCTGACTAATTCGCGATTGATGCCACGCTATGAATTCACTGGTTTCCAGCGCTACACCGAACTGTTCTCAAACGACGTCTGGTGGACGTCCGCTGCGAATCTCGGCTGGTTCGGCATCCCGTTCATTGCGATCTGTGTCGGGCTCGGACTGTTCCTGGCCATCCTGCTTGACCAGAAAATTCGTAACGAAGGCGCATTGCGCGCGATCTTTCTCTATCCGATGGCGCTGTCATTCATCGTGACGGGTACCGCGTGGCAGTGGATTCTGAATCCGGGCCTTGGGCTGGAAAAGATTTTTCACGACTGGGGCTGGACAAGCTTTTCATTCGACTGGCTCGGTAACCCCGACAAGGCGATCTTCTGCGTGGTGATCGCGGCGGTGTGGCAATCCACCGGGTTTGTCATGGCATTGTTCCTCGCCGGTTTGCGCGGCGTGGATGCAGAAATCTTCAAGGCCGCGCAGATGGACGGCGCTTCGTTGCCGCGGATTTATCGCAGTATCGTGATCCCGAGCATGCGGCCGGTGTTCTTCTCCGTGCTGCTGATTCTCTGCCACATCACCATCAAGACCTTCGACCTCGTGGTTGCGTTGACCGCGGGCGGTCCGGGCACGTCGTCGTCGCTGCCGGCCATGTTCATGTACACGTTTTCGTTCAATCGCGGGCAACTGGGCCTGGGCGCCGCTTCGTCGATGATGATGCTCGCCACCGTCGTCGCCGTGCTGGTGCCTCTCATGTATCTGGAATCGAGGAGCACGCGCAATGGAATCTAA